The Winslowiella toletana region TTAATGCGCGCACTTTACTGCGCACCTCGCTCTGCAAACAGCGCACGGTGCCGCGCAGTTTTACCTGCTCAGGAATGACATTAATCGCTTCACCGCCGTTGATTTGCGTAATACTGACCACGGCAGAGGCGAGGGGAGAGAGGCGGCGCGCCGGGATGGTTTGCAGCGCCATAATCAGCTCGGCGGCGGTAACAATCGGGTCGGCACCACTCTCCGGCATTGCCGCATGGCAGCTTTTGCCGGTTAAGGTGATCTCAAACGAATCCAGTGAAGCCATCATCGCACCACTGTTTACCGCCACTTCACCGAGCGCCAGTCCAGGCCAGTTGTGCAGGCCATAGATGGCGTCCATTGGAAACAGGGTAAACAGACCTTCTTCGACCATTCTGCGTGCGCCACCGAGGTTCTCTTCGGCAGGCTGAAAAACAAAGTGCAGTGTGCCACTGAAATTACGCGTCTGACTCAGGTGTTTCGCCGTCGCCAGCAGAATGGCGGTATGACCGTCATGCCCGCAGGCGTGCATCACGCCGGGAGTGTTGGATTTATGCGGCGGGTTACCCAGTTCAGTGATTGGCAGCGCATCCATATCGGCACGCAGGCCGATGACCGGACCCGGGCCATTTTCCAGCGTGCCGACGACGCCGGTTCCGGCCAGACCCACGTGCACCTGCAATCCAAAAGAGCGCAGCTTTTCGGCGACCATGTTTGATGTCTGATGCTCCTGATAACCCAGCTCGGGTTGCCTGTGCAGCTGGTGTCGCCAGGTGATGGCTTCTTCGATCAATGAAACAGGAATGGTCATAAATAGTCTCTTCTCCATGCTGATGCCACTTATCCGCTGCGTGGTCTGACGCTAATCATTCGGCTTCCACTTTAGATGCAACCGATGCACGGCGTCTATCAGTCCCTGAAGAAAATCGTTAATAGACTTATCATGTTTAACGATTATTTCATCATTGGCAGATTCAGCTGATGCTGCCGGGCGCAGGTTTCGGCCTGGGAATATCCGGCGTCGGCGTGCCGCATTACGCCGGTGGCCGGGTCGTTCCACAATACCCGCTCCAGCCGCACATCGGCCTGCTCACTGCCGTCACAAACAATCACCATGCCCGCATGTTGCGAGAAACCCATACCGACGCCACCACCATGATGCAGACTGACCCAGGTGGCACCGCCCGCGGTGTTCAGCAGAGCATTCAGCAGCGGCCAGTCAGAAACTGCATCAGACCCATCTTTCATTGCTTCGGTTTCGCGATTTGGCGAGGCGACGGACCCACAATCGAGATGGTCACGACCAATCACCACCGGTGCTTTCAGCTCGCCGTTGCGCACCATTTCATTGAACGCCAGGCCTGCCAGATGACGCTCGCCAAGGCCGAGCCAACAGATACGCGCCGGTAATCCCTGGAAGGCGATACGCTCCTGCGCCATATCCAGCCAGCGATGCAGGTTAGCGTGCTGCGGGAATAACTGTTTCAGCTTCGCATCGGTTTTATAGATATCCTCAGGATCGCCGGAAAGCGCTACCCAGCGAAACGGCCCCTTACCTTCGCAGAACAGCGGACGAATATAAGCAGGGACGAAGCCCGGAAAATCAAAAGCGTTTTCTACTCCTTCATCCAGCGCGACCTGGCGGATATTATTACCGTAATCCACGGTGGGGATGCCCATCTGGTGAAAATCAAGCATCGCCCGTACATGCATTGCCATCGAGGCGCGTGCGGCTTTCTCCACCGCTTTCGGGGCGCTGAGGCGTTTTTCAGCCCACTGTTCAACACTCCAGCCAGCCGGCAGATAGCCGTTAAGCGGATCGTGTGCTGAGGTCTGATCGGTAACGATATCCGGCCTGATGCCGCCTGCCCGGGCGCGCTTAACCAGCTCCGGCAAGATTTCTGCCGCATTGCCCAACAGACCGACGGAGATCGCCCGCTTCTGCTGGTTAGCCTCGCGGATAATTTTCAGGGCTTCGTCAATGCTGTATGCCTTGTAATCGAGATAGCGGGTGCGCAGCCGAAAGTCGATGCGCGACTCCTGGCACTCCACTGCCAGCACTGAAGCCCCCGCCAGCACGCCAGCCAGTGGCTGCGCACCACCCATGCCGCCCAGCCCGGCGGTAAGAATCCACCGGCCGCTCAGGTCACTGTTATAGTGCTGACGGCCCGCTTCGACGAAGGTTTCAAAGGTGCCCTGCACAATGCCCTGCGCGCCGATATAGATCCATGAACCGGCGGTCATCTGGCCGTACATCATCAGCCCGGCTTTATCCAGCTGATGAAAATGGTCCCAGTTGGCCCAGTGCGGCACCAGGTTGGAGTTGGCGATTAATACCCGTGGTGCATCGGCATGGGTGCGGAACACGCCAACCGGTTTTCCGGACTGCACCAGCAGCGTCTCTTCCGGCTGCAATGCGCGCAGCGAACGCAGAATCTGCTCAAAGCATTCCCGGTTGCGTGCGGCTTTACCGATGCCGCCATACACCACCAAATCTTCCGGGCGTTCGGCAACATCAGGATCAAGGTTATTCTGGATCATGCGCCAGGCGGCTTCAATCAGCCAGTTTGCACAATGTAATTCGCTGCCGTGAGGTGCCCGAATTTCACGGGCAACGGCGCTGCTGATCGATTCACTCATCTGTTGGCTCCTTATCCTGCGTGGCTTGGTAGCAGGGCGGTGATCACATCGGGCCAGTTGTTACTGCTGGCCCACAGGCGCATTTGTTCGATATCGGGTGCCATCAGGCGGTCTTTTTCGAGAAAAGCCACGCGTTCCCGCACGGTCCCCAGCTGTTGTTCCAGCAGTGGCGAACTTTGCAGCGGGCGATGAAAGTCGATGCCTTGTGCGGCGGCCATCGCTTCAATACCTACAACGGCCGCGGTGTTAAAGCACATTGCACCGAGACGGCGTGCGGCGTAGGTGGCCATTGAGACATGATCTTCCTGGTTGGCGGAAGTGGGCAGACTGTCGACGCTGCCTGGATGGGCCAAAGATTTGTTTTCGGAGGCCAGCGCAGCGGCAGTGACCTGAGCGATCATAAATCCTGAATTGACGCCGCCGTCATTCACCAGGAACGGCGGCAGGCCAGAGAGACCGCTGTCCAGCAACAGCGCCATGCGCCGCTCGGAAATTGCGCCAATTTCTGCGATCGCCAGCGCAATAATATCAGCAGCAAATGCCACCGGTTCGGCGTGGAAATTGCCGCCGGAAATCACGTCACCGCTTTCCGGGAATACCAGTGGATTATCGGAAGCGGCATTGGCTTCAATCTGCAATACTCGCGCGGCATGATTCAGGTTATCAAGACAGGCACCCATCACCTGCGGCACGCAACGAATGGAGTACGGATCCTGCACCCGTCCACAGGCCGCATGTGAAGTCAGAATTTCGCTGCCTGCCAACAACTCAGAGACGGCGGCAGCCACTGCGATTTGTCCCGGCTGGCCGCGCGCCTGATGAATACGCGCATCAAAGGGTTTTATCGAGCCTTTAATTGCTTCCAGCGACATCGCACCGGCGACCAGCCCGGCGGCGAAGGTTTTCTCCGCTTCAAACAGGCCGCGCAATGCCAGTGCGGTTGATACCTGGGTGCCGTTAAGCAGTGCCAGTCCCTCTTTCGGCCCGAGTACCACCGGTTCCAGTCCGAGCTGTTGTAGCGCGTCAGGCGCATTCATCAGCTTACCGGCAACGCGGACCTGGCCTTCACCCAGCAGCATCAGCGACAAATGTGCCAGCGGAGCCAGATCGCCGGACGCGCCCACTGAGCCTTTTTCCGGTATGCAGGGCATGACGCCAGCGTTAAACAGGGTGATCAGCATCTCGATCAGTTCGATACGCACGCCGGAATGCCCGCGCGCCAGGCTAATAATTTTACTGGCCATCACCAGGCGTACGACTTCATCCGGCAGTAACTCTCCCAGCCCGACACTGTGCGACAGCACCAGATTGCGTTGTAGCTCAGCCAGACGTGCCGCCGGAATCGAGGTTTGTGCCAGTTTGCCAAAGCCGGTATTGATGCCGTAGGTGACTTTGCCTGTCGCGACAATAGCGTTCACTGTTTCATGTGCTTTCAGCACCGCTTCACGTGCGCTGTCAGCAAGCCGAAGCGTGACGCCGCCATGGTAAATGGCCTTAAGCATCGGCAGACCTACTTCTCCGGGTATCAGATGACATTCATCGGTACTGAACGACATGGTATACTCCTGTATATACAAGTTTGGCGCGGATTAAACCCATGTGCAGCCGCATGGGTAACACTGTCGAGTGAAGCATAAGTGTATAGTGTTGTCTATACAACCTAATGCCTTAGTGCCAGAGCGATCACAAAACGGAGCAGGGGTACAGGGATGCAGATGTCTATACATTTATGCCCTCAGTCAGTAGACTTAACTTACGACGTTTTTTAAGGAACTTTATATGGTCGGGCAGACTGCCATTTCGCAACTCGCAGCCGCCATGAGCGATCAGCCTGCGCCAATCTATCAGCGGGTAAAACAGGCGATTGTCAGCCAGATTGCCGCCGGCGTGTGGAAAGCCAATCAGCGCGTGCCATCCGAAAGTGAGCTGGTCAATGAATTGGGCGTTAGCCGCATGACGATTAACCGGGCGCTGCGCGAACTGACCGGTGAAGGTTATTTGATTCGCATGCAGGGCGTGGGAACGTTTGTGGCCGAAACCAAGGGCTACACCGCAATGCTGGAAGTGCACAATATTGCTGAAGAGATTGCCCAGCGCGGCCATCAGCATCGCTGTAAAATTCTGCAGCTAAGCGAAATAAAAGCCGATCCGGAACAGGCCGCGGTATTAGGATTATCCACTGGCCAGTCGATTTTTCATTCGCTGATGGTGCACTATGAAAATGAACTGCCGGTACAGCTGGAAGATCGTCTGGTTAATCCGCAGATGGCACCGGACTATCTGCGGCAGGATTATGACAGCCAGACGCCCTATACCTATCTGATGCGGGTTGCACCACTGACTGCCGGTGAGCATATCGTTGAAGCCGTTCTCGCCGATGTCCGCCAGCGTCAGTATCTGTCGCTGGACGAGCATGAACCCTGTTTACTGATTCGCCGCCAGACATGGAGCGAGGGTAAAATCGTTACTTACGCCCGACTGCTTTATCCCGGTTCACGCTATAAGCTGCTTGGTCGCTTTAAAGGGCACGGTTGATTGCAGCAAACAACATCAGTGCATCCGCTGTTAGTGGCGTAATGACCTCGCCGCTGACGTGCCACCAGCAGCCTTCTCCGCGTGACAGCGTTTGTTCGCCGACGCACCACTGACCGGCAATCACCCAACACACGCCACAATCGCTTTGCTGCGCACGGCCGCTGATCACCACCGTGGCGCAGCAGCGATCGTGGCGGGTCATAATATTAACGTCGAGACTCTGACCGCCGGTCAGCCGGGCAAATATCGGCTGTTCGCCAGCAAAACAGAACGGCTGATTCAGTTCCAGCAGCTGCATGGGTGACAGAGGCGAGTGCAATTCCACACTGTCTCCGGCGACTAATGTAATCACCCGATCCACGCCGGGAAATACGGAAAAGTCGCCGTTGTTGGCGAGGGTGGCAATGCTGGCGCGCCAGTCAAACGAGCTAGTTTCTGGCGGAAAGCTGACGATCTCACGGGTTTCGCCACCACCATTACGCCATTTGTTGATTGGCAGATCGTCGGTTCGATAAAAATGCATCATGAAACCCTTATCCCCGTCTTTACTGTAAGGCTTTCATCACGGCGGCAAAGCGGGCATCCGCTTCGGACTGTAGCGCATGATGACCGGCATTAATCACCTGTTTTCCCGCCACCCAGACATCGCGGATCTGCGAACCGCTGCCGGCGAACAGCCAGCGGTTCAGCAGCGCACTGTCGTGGCAGCTGGCTAACCAGGCGTCTGGCTCCAGTACCAGCCAGTCTGCACGCTGGCCTACGGCCAGTGAGCCGATGGCTACGCCGCAGGCCTGTGCACCGCCGGATGCTGCCTGCTGCCACAGCAGGTCGCCTGTTGAACGTTGCTGTGGAGTGATGATGCGGTTACGCCGCCGGTCGCGCAGCCGCTGACCATACTCCAGCCAGCGCAGCTCCTCTGTGACATTCAGTGAGACATGACTGTCGGAGCCGATACCCCAGCGCCCGCCCTGGGCAATATAGTCGGTGGCCGGAAAAATACCGTCTCCGAGATTGGCTTCGGTAGTCGGGCAGAGTCCGACCACCGCGCCGCTGGCAGCAAGACGAGTAATTTCCTGCGGCTCAAGGTGGGTGGCGTGAACCAGGCACCAGCGCGCATCGACGGCAAAGCGCTCCAGCAGCCAGTTCACTGGGCGCTCACCGCTCCATGCCAGCGAATCGTTCACCTCTTTTTCCTGTTCGGCAATATGAATATGCACCGGCAGTTCAGGCGAGCTGGCCGCCAGCACCTGCTCCATTTGTTGCTGAGTCACCGCGCGCAGCGAATGGAAGCACAGTCCCTGATTGTGCAGCGGTTTGTTGCGCAGTAGGTGGCGCAGATTTTCCTGTTGGCGCAGATAGCTGTCGCTATGCTGGATAAAACGCTTTTGCGCTGGCTGCGGCGGTTGGGCACCAAATCCGCTGTGGCTGTATAACACCGGCAGCAGCGTCTGACCGATTCCAGCCTGTTCGGCAGCAGCAATCAGCTGTTGCAGCATCTCATCCTGCGCATAAGGCTGGCCGTGGTGGTCATGATGCAGATAGTGAAACTCCGCAACCTGGGTATAACCGCCTTTCAGCATCGCGATATACAGATAACGCGCGATATCACCCAGCTGGGGGGGTGACAGCTGCTGTACCAGGCGATACATCAGCTCGCGCCAGCTCCAGAAGCTGTCCTGTGGATCGCCCGCTACCTCCGCCAGCCCGGCCATGGCGCGCTGGAAGGCGTGCGAGTGCAGATTAGCCATCGCCGGGATGACGGCACCGGATAAACGCACTGCCTGCGCGGCGTGACTGTCAGGAGTAATACTGGCAATAAATCCTTGCGCGTTGACCTCGATACGCACCGAATGCCGCCATCCTTCCGCCAGCAGTGCACGCGTCGCAAAATAACTCGACATGGTTGATCCTCAGGCTTTGTGGTTGTATATACATATACATACTTTAGCAGTTTCTGTAAATCAATCGCAGGATGTGGGAGAGCAAATGGCGGACGAAATACGCTGTGACAGTGTGTGGTTCGGCGCGGATGTGGTCACTATGCGCAACGGGCGGTACAACATCATTAGCGATGGCGCGATTGCGGTGCGCGATGGCGTGATTGTCTGGATCGGTACGCGCGCGCAGTCGACGAAGATCGCCGCCACGCAGCGCACCGATTTTGCCGGGGGCATAATTACGCCTGGCCTGGTCGACTGCCATACTCACCTGGTGTTTGGTGGTGACCGCAGCCATGAGTTTGAGCAGCGGTTAAATGGCGTCAGCTATGCGGAGATTGCCGCGCAGGGCGGTGGCATTCTGGCGACGGTGCGCGCTACGCGCGAAGCGACCCTCGGGCAACTGGTCAGCAGCGCTCGCTGGCGAATCGAACGCTTACTGGCTGAAGGCGTTACGACGCTGGAGATAAAATCCGGTTACGGCCTCGATGAAGCCAGTGAAATACGCATGTTGCAGGCGATTCGCCAGCTGGCGCAGCAGCTTCCGGTTGATGTACTGGCAACTTGCCTGGCGGCACACGCGATTCCACCTGAATTTGAACATCACCCGGATGGCTGGATTGAGATTATCTGTCAGCGTCTGCTGCCGAAAATCAGAGCCGAACGGCTGGCTAATGCGGTGGATGCATTTTGTGAACATCTGGCTTTTTCTCCGGCGCAGGTAAGCCGGGTATTTGAGCGGGCGCAGCAGCTCGGTTTACCGGTTAAATTGCACGCTGAGCAGCTCTCTTCACTTGGCGGCAGCGCGCTGGCGGCACGATTTAATGCGCTTTCAGCCGATCATCTGGAGTACGCCAGCGAAAGCGACGTGCAGGCAATGGCGCAACATGGCACGGTCGCGGTGCTACTCCCCGGCGCGTTTTATCTGTTGCGTGAGACTCAATTACCGCCGGTTGCGCTGTTCCGCCAGTATCAGGTGCCGATGGCGCTGGCCAGCGATGCGAATCCTGGTACTTCTCCGGCGCTGTCGCTGCGTCTGATGCTGAATATGGCCTGCACCCTGTTTCGCCTGACCCCGGAAGAGGCGCTGGCGGGCGTCACGCTGCATGGCGCCAAAGCGCTGGGACTGGAGAAAACCCACGGATCGCTGGAGTGCGGTAAAGTCGCTAATTTCGTTCACTGGCCGCTGACGCGTCCGGCAGAACTGGTTTACTGGCTCGGTGGTCAGTTGCCTTGTCAGGTTATTTATCGAGGAGAAGCGCAATGAAAGCCTTTCAGTTCTCAGCCGGGACGCTGCCGCTGCTGATCAGTATTCCTCATGCCGGTACCGCACTGACGCCGGAAGTGAAAGCGGGCCTGAGCGACGCCGCCAGGGGTTTACCTGATACCGACTGGCATCTGGCGCAGCTGTATGATTTTGTTCAGCCGCTGGGTGCCAGCGTGCTGACAGGCAACTATTCGCGCTTTGTTATCGATCTGAATCGACCGGCTGACGATCGGCCGCTGTATGCTACTGCCACTACCGGGCTGTATCCCGAAACGCTGTTTGACGGTACGCCAATCTTTAAGCCGGGCATGACCCCCACTGCGGATCAGCGCCGAGACTATTTAGCCACCCTCTGGCAACCGTACCACGACAAACTTCAGCAGGAGCTGGCGCGGCTTAAGCAGCAGCATGGCTACGCGCTGCTCTTCGATGCCCACTCGATAGCTTCGGTGATCCCGCGACTGTTTGACGGTCGGTTACCGGACCTGAATTTGGGCACCAACAACGGTAACAGCAGCACCCCGGCGATTGATGCGGCGCTGATTCACTGTTTTTCCGCCCAGTCGCGCTTCAGCTGGGTAGACAACGGGCGCTTTAAAGGTGGCTATATCACCCGCGCATATGGCAAACCCGAACAGCAGCAGTTTGCGGTACAGCTGGAGTTGGCGCAGTGTAACTATATGGATGAACAGCCGCCGTTCGCCTGGCGCGGTGAGCGAGCGGCAGCATTACAGCCGCTGTTGCAGCAGCTGATTATGACTCTGCTTGAGCAGGGGGCGATTGCTGCTGATTAGCGTGGGCGGGCATCCGGCCTGACCAGATCAAAGCGCTGATCTTCGCTGATGGCGTAATAGGCCGATGGGCCACCAGCGCGCAGGATCGGCTGCGCTCTGGCGGTCTGATAGATGCCGTTTTCCAGCAGATCGCTGTCGATATGGATCGCCACCACTTCGCCTAAAACCAACCAGCTCGGCAGCTTTTCACCGTCGGCAGCCTGCAGCTGAATACACTGCGTCAGCTTGCATTCAAAGTTGACCGGGCTCTCTGCCACCATGCTGACATTAACCTGCGTGGCCGCCACCGGCGTCAGGCCGGAGAAAGCAAACTCATCTTCCCCCTGCGGCAGTGAGGCGGAGCTTTCATTCATTGCCACCGCCAGTGGCCGTGTCGCCAGATTCCAGACAAATTCACCGGTTTCACTAATATTTTTTACGCTGTCTTTCCAGCCGCTGCTGGCAAAACCAATAATCGGTGGATGGTAATTAAAACAGTTAAAGAAACTGTAGGGTGCCAGATTGCGCTGACCGTCAGTATTAGCGGAGCTGATCCAGCCAATTGGACGTGGTCCGATAATCGCATTCAGCGGATCGTGTGGCAGCCCGTGGCCGAGACGGGGTTGATACGAGTGGCGTTGACGGGACATAGCGTTACCTGTTGTTGTCATGTTTTGCTTATCTTAACGCGTCTGGTGCAGAGAAAAAAACACGGCAATGGTTTACGCTTTTTTGCAAAGCGAGTATCTTACGCGCCCACTATACCCCTGGTATCTGAAGTGGCTGCAACGTCTGTTTAAACGCAGGGTTGCACTTGCCGCGACTCCAGCGACGTTGGGTAACCTTTGAGAGATGCCGATGAAAAAGCCTGCCGAAAAAAACGTTCTTCACCCGCGTAACCGTCACCGTGGACGCTACGACTTTGCTGCACTGAAACAGTGCCACCCGGCGCTGGAACCGTTGGTTCAGGTCAATCAGTATGGCGATGAGTCGGTCGACTTTTCCGACCCCAATGCGGTGAAAGTGCTGAACCAGGCGCTGCTGCATCACTTTTATCAGATAGAACACTGGTCCATTCCTGACGGTTTTCTCTGTCCGCCAGTGCCGGGACGAGCGGACTATCTGCATCATCTCGCCGACTTACTGGCGGAAGATCATCAGCAGGTGGTGCCGCGTAATCTCAATCTGCTGGATATCGGTTGTGGTGCCAACTGCATTTATCCGCTGATTGGCTATCGCGAATATGACTGGCGTTTCACCGGAACCGAAGTCAACGAGCAGGCCATGAAAGCCGCCAACGCGATTATCGATGCCAATCCGGGGCTGAATCGTGGCATTCGCCTGCGTCGCCAGAAGGATGCTGATGCTATTTTTCGCGGCATTATTCATAAAAATGAGATTTTCCACGCCACGATATGTAACCCACCGTTCCACGCTTCAGCCAGCGATGCGCGTCAGGGCAGCCAGCGGAAACTGCGTAATCTGGGGCTGGACCGCAACGCGCCGCTGAATTTCGGTGGTCAGCAGGATGAGCTGTGGTGTGAGGGGGGCGAAAAAGCCTTTATCACTCGTATGATTAACGAAAGCGTCGACTTTTCCCGCCAGTGCGTGTGGTTTACCTCTCTGGTGTCGCGAAAAGAGAACCTGCCTGATTTACGTCGGGCGCTGGAAGATGTTGAAGCGGTGCAGGTCCGGATTATCGATATGGCGCAGGGGCAGAAGCAGAGCCGGTTTATCGCCTGGAGCTTTTTCGATAAACCGGCCCGTAGCCGCATGCTCAGCAAGTAACCCTTATTCGGGAGCGGCTAATGCCTGAGCGCCCGCCGCTCCCTGCACATCATTACCGGTTTGCAGCACCTGCACCGTCTGGCGCGGCGCTTTAATCCCGGCCGCATCGAAATGCTTTTTCACCATATCATCCAGTGCAAAGCGTACCGTCCACTGCTTCAGCGGCTGAGTGGTAAAGGACACGCGTACGGTAAACGACTGATTGGTCAGCCCGACCAGCCCGGCGAACGCCGGTTCGCCAATCACCATGCCACGGATCTCTTTGTTCTCCATCAGCTCTTGCACCGCCTGTTGTAGGGTGGCATTGACTTTCTCACTCTCTTCGTTGCGATCTACATCATAATTGGCGACAAATGAGCCGATACCGCGGACAAAGTTGGCGAAAGTGGTGATCGATGACCACGGAATAATATGATATGCACCGGTATCCTGGCGCACGCCAACGGAGCGAATTGACATGCGTTCGACGCTGCCGGTAATCGGTCCGATAGTCACCAGATCGCCGGTATTCATGCCATTTTCAAACTGAATAAATACCCCGGTAATAATATCCTTCACCAGCGTTTGCGAGCCGAACGATACCGCCAGACCAAGTGCCCCGGCTCCGGCCAACAGAGGCGCAATATTCACGCCAATTTCCGACAGTAAAATCATAATGGTAATGGTGCTGATCACGACCGCCAGCGCATTACGAAACAGCGTCAGTAGGGTGCGGGTTCGCGCACCGGGCATAGGGCGACCATGTGAGTCGGAGGCGAGACGGCTTTCTATCAGGCTGGCTAACAGCGTCCAGCCTACCGCTGAGAACAGCAGAATCACCAGTACGCGGATGATAATGTCCACCGTTTTTTCACCGGCACCCACCGTCAGCCAGTGCCACAGGTCGAACAGATGCCACGCATTAAGCAGCAGTAATCCGACGGCAAATACTGTCAGAATACGCGCCAGCTTCAGCAGCGTTGAGCACCACGCATTAACTCGTTTCTGCAATTCCGGATACTCGCGTTGCAGTTCGGGTGACAGCGTGATGCTTTTGGCAATCCAGCGCGACAGAATGCCGGAAA contains the following coding sequences:
- the rlmF gene encoding 23S rRNA (adenine(1618)-N(6))-methyltransferase RlmF; this encodes MKKPAEKNVLHPRNRHRGRYDFAALKQCHPALEPLVQVNQYGDESVDFSDPNAVKVLNQALLHHFYQIEHWSIPDGFLCPPVPGRADYLHHLADLLAEDHQQVVPRNLNLLDIGCGANCIYPLIGYREYDWRFTGTEVNEQAMKAANAIIDANPGLNRGIRLRRQKDADAIFRGIIHKNEIFHATICNPPFHASASDARQGSQRKLRNLGLDRNAPLNFGGQQDELWCEGGEKAFITRMINESVDFSRQCVWFTSLVSRKENLPDLRRALEDVEAVQVRIIDMAQGQKQSRFIAWSFFDKPARSRMLSK